The sequence below is a genomic window from Candidatus Babeliales bacterium.
TTCTTGTTAAATATAAAGGTCTCAGTGTTGACCGCATGCAGTCACTCAGAAAAGATCTGCGTGAAGATGGTGGCAGTCTAAAAGTTACCAAAGCACGTCTTATGAAGATTGCTGCACAACAAGTTACTGCAAACATTCAAGGGCTTACTGAGTTCCAAGAACATTTTCATGATCAAGTAGGCCTTGTTTTTAGCAAAGAAGACAATATTTCGGCATTGGCAAAAAGACTTGTTGATTTCTCAAAAAATAACGAATCTTTTGGGATGATCGCAGGCCTTTATGAGGCTCGTCTTGTTTCAATCAATGAGCTCAAGACATTAGCTTCATTGCCTTCTCGAGATGTATTGTTGGCTATTGTTGCCGGTACATTAAAAGAGCCAATTGCGCGATTTGCACGAGCATTGCAATTGATTGTTGAAAGCCGAAAAGAAAATATATAAAGAAAAAGCCTTTAAATATGGGCAAATGTCTTGTATATTGTCAATCTGTGTGGTAACATGATCGTTACTATTCAGACAATAATGGCAAATTTAAAATGATCAAAAAAGCAGATTTTTGAGTAGATTTTGATTGTTGAATAAGTTTTTATTAATGGTAATTCGTTAGTTGTTAGGGAGTTGTCTCATGGCGTCAAGATTGGTTGAAGAAATAAGCAAAATGTCCGTAATGGAACTTGCTGAACTTGTTAAAGAAATTGAAGAGTTTTTTGGTGTTTCAGCAGCAGCTCAAGCGGTAGCAGCAGCTCCAGCAGCAGGTGGCGCAGCTCCAGCAGCAGAAGCTAAAACTGAATTTAAAGTAATCCTCAAAGATGGTGGTAGCGAAAAGATTAAAGTTATTAAAGCTCTTCGCACAGTAACTACGCTTTCCCTTGGTGATGCTAAAAAAGCAGTTGATGAAGTACCATTTACTGTTTCAGAAGCTGCTCCTAAAGAAGAAGCAGAAAAAATAAAGAAAGCTCTTGAAGAAGCCGGCGCAAAGGTTGAGCTCTCTTAATTCTTCTTTGTTACTTTTTTATTTTTTATTTTAGTGCATTTTTGAGAATGCCCATTTTTAAACAAGACATTGTTTTAAAATGGGATTCTCTCGTCATTAGGCGTTTTTGTTCAGATAAGTTGCTAGTGCTTTTTTAGGGTTAGGAGCAATTGGATGTCTCAATTTGGAAGAAACAAGGAAGTTGTTAGAAAATCTTTTGGCAAGATTAAAGAAGTAGTTTCGCTGCCAAACCTTATAGAAGTTCAATCTAAATCTTTCAATGATTTTGTTCAACTCGATTACCTTCCAGCAGAGCGCAAGAATGTTGGACTTGAAAAGGTCTTGCGTGATACTTTTCCTATTGAGCACAATGAACGTATTTCACTTGAATATGTCAGCTATGAGCTTGGTGAGTGGGCATGTGTATGCGGAGCGCTAACAGGGCTTGAGAATCGTTATCAATGGTCTTGTACTGCTTGCAAAAAGAGTGGTTGCAGTCGTTTGGAAGAAAACAATACGTGTCCTCTTTGTAAAAAAGAAGCTGCTCGCTATGCGCATTGTAAAGTTTGTTTCTCTCGTGTTTCCATAAAAAACACCTCCACCGTTGACGAATGTCGTTACAGCGGAAAAACTTTTTCAATGTCGCTCAAAGTTAAAATGCAACTTATTTGTTGGGACGTTGATGCAACAGGAAATCGCACTGTTCGAGATATAAAAGAACAAGATGTCTTCTTTTGCGACCTTCCGGTAATGATCGACTTATACGAAGATGACAAAGAACGTATCAAGCTAGGTAGCCATGGAACCTTCCTCATCAACGGTGTAGATCGTGTTGTGGTAAGTCAGATTCACCGAGCACCTGGTGTAATGTTTGCACTAAGTAAAAAGTCTAAAGATTTCAGAGGCCAGCCTTGTCACATTGCACGCATAATTCCAAGCAGAGGTTCATGGATCGATTTTGAATTTGATCACAATGACCTTTTGTATATTCGTGTTGATAAAAAGAAAAAAATTCTGGTCACTACTTTCTTGCAAGCATTGGGCGTTGAACGCAGCTCAATCCTTCCAACCTTTTATGATTTTGAAACAATTGATATCAAAAAAGGTAAATTTTTCAAAAAAGTTAATACTCAATTGATTGGTCAACGCTTAGATGCCGATTCATTGCCAAAAGAAATTGAAAATCAGTTTACAGTTGGGCGCCGTTTAACAAAAGCACATGTAGACAAGCTTTTGAAAGAGGGTGTTGATACACTTATCGTTAGAAAAAACAGCCTGTTGAACAGAATTGTAGCACAAGATATTATTGACACCGACACCGGAGAAATCTTAGTTGCTCATGGTACTATTTTGAATGAAGAAATAATTGATCACATCTCCACATTGAGCGATGGTTCAATTAGCGTTATTCAATCATCAGGCTATGTATTACAACCAACAATTGCTCTTACTTTTGCACAAGACACCGTTTCTTCATATGAAGAAGCATTAAAAGATGTTTATAATAAACTTAAGCCTGGAGATGTTCCTTCTCTCAAGATTATGGAAGAATATCTTCACAATTTGTTCTTTAACCCTCGCTTCTATGATTTAACAATTGTTGGCCGTATTCGTACCAACAGAAAATTGAACTTGGACACTGATAGTTCAATTTCTCATTTAACAAAAGAAGATATTATAGCTACGTTGCAGTACTTGATTGGGCTAAAAGAACGTGGAGAAGGCGAACTTGATGATATCGATCATTTGGGTAATCGCTGCATTCGTCTTGTTGGTGAATTATTACAAAGTCAGCTTTATGTTGGTTTTGCGCGTATTGAACGAATTGTAAAAGAACGCTTCCGTTTGCAAGAAAATTATGCAGCATTAATGCCTTA
It includes:
- the rplL gene encoding 50S ribosomal protein L7/L12; protein product: MASRLVEEISKMSVMELAELVKEIEEFFGVSAAAQAVAAAPAAGGAAPAAEAKTEFKVILKDGGSEKIKVIKALRTVTTLSLGDAKKAVDEVPFTVSEAAPKEEAEKIKKALEEAGAKVELS
- the rplJ gene encoding 50S ribosomal protein L10 gives rise to the protein MNRQQKESVISDFAKMLSESQSTILVKYKGLSVDRMQSLRKDLREDGGSLKVTKARLMKIAAQQVTANIQGLTEFQEHFHDQVGLVFSKEDNISALAKRLVDFSKNNESFGMIAGLYEARLVSINELKTLASLPSRDVLLAIVAGTLKEPIARFARALQLIVESRKENI